Proteins encoded in a region of the Prunus persica cultivar Lovell chromosome G4, Prunus_persica_NCBIv2, whole genome shotgun sequence genome:
- the LOC18779081 gene encoding uncharacterized protein LOC18779081: MTWQNRNKAIIEGRYCAQDVIFNRAHHLAGVGGIGAVVRNDKGEVMAAMALPLASATSSKHAEIMAFLFGMKFARDAGCSSILIESDSQGVVNDVKKDEEESWASDGHLIGDIKRSLQHFEDVIISYSPRGVNQVAHFLAKHALNCNTIVTWIEEVPFWLESIINDDMVVSS; encoded by the exons ATGACATGGCAAAACAGAAATAAAGCTATCATTGAGGGTCGTTATTGTGCACAAGATGTGATTTTTAACAGAGCCCATCACTTGGCTG GTGTGGGTGGAATTGGCGCTGTTGTTAGAAATGACAAAGGGGAAGTGATGGCGGCTATGGCCCTTCCTCTTGCCAGTGCCACCTCATCTAAACATGCGGAGATCATGGCGTTTCTTTTCGGGATGAAATTTGCTCGGGATGCTGGTTGTTCTTCCATTTTAATTGAATCTGATTCACAAGGGGTGGTAAATGATGTAAAAAAGGACGAGGAAGAGTCTTGGGCATCAGATGGGCATCTTATTGGTGATATTAAGAGGAGTCTACAACACTTTGAAGATGTTATTATCTCTTATAGTCCAAGAGGGGTTAACCAAGTAGCGCATTTTCTAGCAAAGCATGCTCTTAATTGTAATACTATAGTAACTTGGATTGAAGAAGTTCCCTTCTGGTTGGAATCAATTATAAACGATGACATGGTTGTATCCTCTTAA
- the LOC18780262 gene encoding NAC domain-containing protein 21/22: MSNISMVEAKLPPGFRFHPRDEELVCDYLLKKVTQTDSTLMIEVDLNKCEPWDIPETACVGGKEWYFYSQRDRKYATGLRTNRATATGYWKATGKDRPIHRKGSLVGMRKTLVFYQGRAPKGRKSDWVMHEFRLEGPFGPPKISSHKEDWVLCRVFYKNREIAAKPSMGISCYDDTSNSSLPALMDSYISFDGQPQTQPQPQPQPHHEYEQVPCFSIFSQSQTSPIFSHIDITGAHLEPNMPTKNNNNNAATFGALPNVTSFLDPFSCDKKVLKAVLSHLTKMEETSSYPTLNVKGSSPPSLGAGSSSENYLSEVGMPNIWSHY, translated from the exons ATGAGCAACATAAGCATGGTGGAGGCAAAGTTGCCACCTGGTTTCAGGTTCCATCCAAGAGATGAGGAGCTTGTGTGCGACTATTTGCTGAAAAAGGTGACTCAGACTGACTCAACCCTTATGATTGAAGTTGACCTCAACAAGTGCGAGCCTTGGGACATTCCTG AAACTGCATGTGTGGGAGGCAAGGAATGGTACTTCTACAGTCAGCGTGATCGTAAATATGCAACAGGACTTAGAACAAACCGTGCAACTGCAACAGGGTATTGGAAGGCCACAGGAAAAGACAGGCCAATCCATCGCAAAGGAAGCCTTGTAGGGATGAGAAAAACCTTGGTCTTCTACCAAGGTAGAGCCCCCAAAGGCAGAAAATCCGACTGGGTCATGCATGAATTTCGGCTTGAAGGTCCCTTTGGTCCGCCTAAAATCTCTTCTCACAAG GAAGATTGGGTTTTATGCAGAGTGTTTTataaaaacagagaaattGCTGCCAAACCCAGCATGGGAATTAGCTGCTATGATGACACAAGCAATTCTTCTCTGCCTGCATTGATGGATTCTTACATCAGTTTTGATGGCCAGCCTCAGACTCAGCCTCAGCCTCAGCCTCAGCCTCATCATGAGTATGAGCAAGTGCCctgcttctccattttctcccAAAGCCAAACCAGCCCAATTTTCTCACACATTGACATCACTGGTGCCCATTTGGAACCAAACATGCCCACCAAGAACAATAACAACAACGCAGCCACATTTGGGGCGCTGCCAAATGTGACCAGTTTTCTTGACCCTTTTTCATGTGACAAAAAGGTGCTAAAAGCTGTTTTGAGTCACCTTACCAAGATGGAAGAAACTAGTTCTTATCCTACTTTGAATGTGAAAGGCTCATCACCACCAAGCTTAGGCGCAGGAAGTAGCTCAGAAAACTACCTATCTGAAGTTGGTATGCCCAACATTTGGAGCCACTATTGA
- the LOC18778431 gene encoding photosystem II 10 kDa polypeptide, chloroplastic has product MAASVMASVSLKPSPFTVEKSAVRGLPSLARTSSSFKVQASGGKKIKTDTPYGTGGGMNLKDGKDASGRKPTGKGVYQFVDKYGANVDGYSPIYNRDEWSPSGDVYAGGATGLAIWAVTLLGILAGGALLVYNTSALSQ; this is encoded by the exons ATGGCAGCCTCAGTTATGGCTTCAGTGAGTCTAAAACCATCTCCTTTCACTGTTGAGAAGTCAGCAGTGAGAGGCCTTCCCTCTCTTGCCAGgacttcttcttcattcaagGTTCAAGCCAGTGGTGGCAAGAAGATCAAAACTGACACACCCTATG GAACCGGTGGTGGCATGAACTTGAAGGATGGGAAAGATGCCTCCGGGAGGAAGCCTACG GGTAAGGGTGTCTACCAGTTTGTAGACAAGTATGGTGCTAATGTTGATGGCTACAG TCCCATCTACAACAGAGATGAATGGTCACCATCTGGTGATGTTTATGCTGGGG GTGCTACTGGCTTGGCCATCTGGGCTGTTACCCTACTTGGCATTCTTGCAGGGGGTGCTCTTCTTGTTTACAACACAAGTGCTTTGTCACAGtag